One window from the genome of Palaemon carinicauda isolate YSFRI2023 chromosome 24, ASM3689809v2, whole genome shotgun sequence encodes:
- the LOC137618416 gene encoding uncharacterized protein yields MISVDFGPAYLDGNVKTHKQGNPLQPIISQCPTPTYQLAKRLNAILTPYVPDRYCVASSAEFLERIEDVREVGVIASMDVESPFTNVPVDETIELIADRVYRDETTPELNIPEQALRTLLAICTKRAPFTSPWAHVYTEGWHGEGLALGRALCHFYMGVVEERVFSQVECPLADFRYIDDTFVKATSTEAIENLRRSFEDNSVLHFTLENSVDNSLPFLDVLISSTNEGFHTTVYT; encoded by the coding sequence atgatttcggTGGATTTTGGACCTGCTTACCTCGACGGTAATGTAAAGActcacaaacaaggcaacccacttcaACCAATCATTAGTCAATGCCCTACGCCGACATACCAGCTGGCTAAGAGGCTGAACGCGattctgacgccatatgtccccgaccgctactgtgtggcctcctctgccgaattcctagagaggatagAGGACGTCCGCGAAGTGGGTGTCATAGCATCAATGGACGTTGAGTCTCCGTTCACCAATGTCCCTGTTGATGAAACCATCGaacttatcgctgatagagtctacagggacgagacgacaccggaattgaacatcccagaacaagccctccggaccctccttgccatctgcactaagagggccccctttacatCACCGTGGGCACATGTATATACAGAAGGATGGCATGGCGAGGGGCTCGCCCTAGGACGTGCTCTTTGCCATttttacatgggagtagtagaggagagggtcttctcccaagtcgagtgccccctcgctGACTTTCGTTACATTGATGATACCtttgtcaaagctacttccaccgaagccattgaGAACTTAAGGAGGTCCttcgaggacaacagcgtcctccacttcaccctcgaAAACAGCgtggacaacagcctcccgttcctggacgtcttgatttcttctacCAATGAGGGATTTCACACCACTGTCTACACCTAG